One window of the Phalacrocorax aristotelis chromosome 19, bGulAri2.1, whole genome shotgun sequence genome contains the following:
- the SLC35E2B gene encoding solute carrier family 35 member E2B isoform X2 yields MLTVTSAQTPEEPNPPPLEEKPKPKSLFHLGSLFANRSEKFVIARSDSVPEENVLKITITETTVIESDLGIWNSHALIYLTLWFFFSFCTLFLNKYILSLLEGEPSMLGAVQMLSTTFIGCIKMFVPCCLYQHKTRISYPPNFIMIMLFVGLMRFATVVLGLVSLKNVAVSFAETVKSSAPIFTVIMSRMILGEYTGLLVNLSLIPVMGGLALCTATEISFNILGFSAALSTNIMDCLQNVFSKKLLSGDKYRFSAPELQFYTSAAAVVMLIPAWIFFMDVPVIGKSGRSFSYNQDVVVLLLIDGVLFHLQSVTAYALMGKISPVTFSLM; encoded by the exons ATGTTGACTGTGACAAGTGCTCAGACGCCGGAGGAACCTAATCCTCCCCCCCTTgaagaaaagccaaagccaaaATCACTATTTCATTTGGGTTCGCTCTTTGCGAACAGGAGTGAAAAATTTGTAATTGCTAGGAGTGATAGTGTCCCAGAGGAGAACGTTCTGAAAATAACTATCACGGAGACTACAGTCATTGAGTCGGACTTGGGCATCTGGAATTCTCATGCTCTCATCTACCTcactttgtggtttttcttcagcttttgcaCTCTTTTTCTTAACAAATACATTCTTTCATTACTGGAAGGAGAGCCCAGCATGCTAG GTGCTGTTCAAATGCTTTCAACCACCTTCATTGGCTGTATAAAAATGTTTGTTCCATGCTGCTTGTATCAACACAAAACACGCATCTCTTATCCACCCAATTTCATCATGATAATGCTGTTTGTTGGATTAATGAG ATTTGCCACAGTAGTCTTGGGTCTTGTGAGCTTGAAAAATGTGGCAGTTTCATTTGCAGAAACTGTTAAAAGCTCTGCACCTATTTTTACTGTTATCATGTCTCGGATGATATTAGGAGAATACACTG GATTGCTGGTTAATCTCTCTCTCATTCCTGTTATGGGTGGGCTAGCTCTATGTACAGCTACTGAAATCAGCTTCAACATTCTGGGTTTCTCGGCAGCTTTATCTACTAACATCATGGACTG tttgcAAAATGTCTTTTCCAAAAAACTACTCAGTGGagataaatacagattttc aGCCCCAGAGCTTCAGTTCTACACAAGTGCTGCTGCAGTAGTTATGCTTATTCCAGCTTGGATATTTTTCATG gaTGTTCCTGTGATTGGGAAAAGTGGGAGGAGCTTCAGCTACAACCAAGATGTTGTGGTACTTCTCTTAATAGATGGAGTCTTGTTCCACCTACAAAGTGTGACAGCCTATGCCTTGATGGGAAAAATTTCTCCTGTGACTTTCAg CCTCATGTAA
- the SLC35E2B gene encoding solute carrier family 35 member E2B isoform X1: MLTVTSAQTPEEPNPPPLEEKPKPKSLFHLGSLFANRSEKFVIARSDSVPEENVLKITITETTVIESDLGIWNSHALIYLTLWFFFSFCTLFLNKYILSLLEGEPSMLGAVQMLSTTFIGCIKMFVPCCLYQHKTRISYPPNFIMIMLFVGLMRFATVVLGLVSLKNVAVSFAETVKSSAPIFTVIMSRMILGEYTGLLVNLSLIPVMGGLALCTATEISFNILGFSAALSTNIMDCLQNVFSKKLLSGDKYRFSAPELQFYTSAAAVVMLIPAWIFFMDVPVIGKSGRSFSYNQDVVVLLLIDGVLFHLQSVTAYALMGKISPVTFSVASTVKHALSIWLSIIVFGNKITSLSAIGTVLVTIGVLLYNKAKQHQQETIHSLAAAAPQSAESTTEDTEPLVPKDLEPYD, translated from the exons ATGTTGACTGTGACAAGTGCTCAGACGCCGGAGGAACCTAATCCTCCCCCCCTTgaagaaaagccaaagccaaaATCACTATTTCATTTGGGTTCGCTCTTTGCGAACAGGAGTGAAAAATTTGTAATTGCTAGGAGTGATAGTGTCCCAGAGGAGAACGTTCTGAAAATAACTATCACGGAGACTACAGTCATTGAGTCGGACTTGGGCATCTGGAATTCTCATGCTCTCATCTACCTcactttgtggtttttcttcagcttttgcaCTCTTTTTCTTAACAAATACATTCTTTCATTACTGGAAGGAGAGCCCAGCATGCTAG GTGCTGTTCAAATGCTTTCAACCACCTTCATTGGCTGTATAAAAATGTTTGTTCCATGCTGCTTGTATCAACACAAAACACGCATCTCTTATCCACCCAATTTCATCATGATAATGCTGTTTGTTGGATTAATGAG ATTTGCCACAGTAGTCTTGGGTCTTGTGAGCTTGAAAAATGTGGCAGTTTCATTTGCAGAAACTGTTAAAAGCTCTGCACCTATTTTTACTGTTATCATGTCTCGGATGATATTAGGAGAATACACTG GATTGCTGGTTAATCTCTCTCTCATTCCTGTTATGGGTGGGCTAGCTCTATGTACAGCTACTGAAATCAGCTTCAACATTCTGGGTTTCTCGGCAGCTTTATCTACTAACATCATGGACTG tttgcAAAATGTCTTTTCCAAAAAACTACTCAGTGGagataaatacagattttc aGCCCCAGAGCTTCAGTTCTACACAAGTGCTGCTGCAGTAGTTATGCTTATTCCAGCTTGGATATTTTTCATG gaTGTTCCTGTGATTGGGAAAAGTGGGAGGAGCTTCAGCTACAACCAAGATGTTGTGGTACTTCTCTTAATAGATGGAGTCTTGTTCCACCTACAAAGTGTGACAGCCTATGCCTTGATGGGAAAAATTTCTCCTGTGACTTTCAg TGTTGCTAGTACCGTGAAGCATGCGCTGTCAATCTGGCTAAGTATTATTGTGTTTGGTAACAAAATCACAAGCCTCTCGGCCATTGGGACTGTTCTAGTGACAATTGGAGTTCTTCTATATAACAAGGCAAAGCAGCATCAGCAAGAGACTATACACAGCCTGGCAGCTGCCGCCCCGCAGTCCGCAGAAAGTACAACTGAAGATACTGAGCCACTAGTTCCCAAGGATTTGGAACCGTATGATTAA